One Coccinella septempunctata chromosome 1, icCocSept1.1, whole genome shotgun sequence DNA window includes the following coding sequences:
- the LOC123320780 gene encoding 10 kDa heat shock protein, mitochondrial-like: MSQTLAKLYPLANRVVIKRAESAVRSKGGIVLPENVKTKLLRGTVVAVGPGQVNSEGGRIPLSVKVGDSVILPDYGGTKLEIGEQKDLYVFREPDILAKITE, encoded by the coding sequence ATGTCCCAAACTCTAGCAAAACTCTATCCTTTAGCCAATAGAGTAGTTATAAAGAGGGCGGAAAGCGCTGTGCGTTCAAAAGGAGGCATAGTGTTGCCAGAAAATGTGAAGACGAAATTATTGAGAGGTACTGTGGTGGCTGTTGGACCCGGACAAGTGAACAGCGAAGGAGGAAGAATACCCCTGTCTGTTAAAGTTGGTGACAGTGTCATTTTGCCAGATTACGGTGGCACCAAATTGGAGATAGGAGAACAGAAGGATTTGTATGTGTTCAGAGAACCAGATATTCTTGCAAAAATAACAGAATAA
- the LOC123321104 gene encoding rac GTPase-activating protein 1-like codes for MKMSEAVFKTPYATDTPKSYRNGRVNPVKCNSDSDESISSIPDSGTSGGSTDQNLSIIAEYDEISRFVRTLKSQYIYSEKSFSEFVETTKVLFQSFRKSREECMRLQERLDAMNRENSDLEGKLALARKFLDKEKRNTKNAEKERDILEMQISQMKEFLLHNREARRVIPEDTLGKFAFLESDRIDQEQAPQLSCIPEINSTGSILSDFSYSKSEDDLDTSKFYDGKMWKKPRPSTDLASEQPAVKKRKSSGHKVVEISTSDTVRATTTLTMPKHGPITATSVIEALPSAPQQHNAYAPSAPLPETPQKNEYHHQPAIPSDMIFQSWNRKEGPPKPTRMNLDKHETDSNSNNNYIHGSKQHTFQKRTVVLPDNCGFCQSRLRFGRLAWKCKDCKNTCHVECKDKLALPCIPVIHTPNQGNGLSVIGDYTGTTPPMVPPLIIHCVNEIELRDTNEVGLYRVPGSEKEVKTLKERFLKGKAAPCLTDIDVHVLCGVVKDFLRSLQDSLITKALWNDFVTACDENDVQKIKAKISELPQPNRDTLAFMMLHLQRISQKKEIKMPAENLAIVFGPTIVGYSSDDIDDKRNRHNFIYEAKQQANVVKFLIGLPSAYWETFINITPSYGPARLQQTPSTDSLLLRNVKTPKMAHGTPKRKRFFPTPPETRL; via the exons ATGAAAATGTCTGAAGCTGTTTTCAAAACTCCGTATGCAACCGATACTCCCAAATCATATAGAAATGGAAGAGTTAATCCAGTGAAATGTAATTCCGATAGTGATGAAAGTATATCTAGTATTCCCGACAGTGGAACTTCGGGTGGATCGACTGATCAGAACTTGTCGATAATAGCCGAATATGATGAGATTTCAAGATTCGTCAGAACGTTGAAGTCACAATACATTTATTCAGAGAAGTCTTTCAGTGAATTCGTGGAAACCACAAAGGTATTATTTCAGAGTTTCCGTAAATCTCGCGAGGAATGCATGCGACTACAAGAAAGGCTAGATGCTATGAACCGAGAGAACAGCGATCTGGAAGGGAAGCTGGCTCTTGCCCGAAAGTTTCTCGATAAAGAGAAGAGAAACACTAAAAACGCCGAGAAAGAAAGGGATATTCTG GAAATGCAAATTTCTCAAATGAAAGAGTTTCTTCTACATAACAGAGAGGCTCGCAGGGTTATACCAGAGGACACATTGGGCAAATTTGCCTTTCTAGAGTCAGACCGTATAGACCAGGAGCAAGCTCCACAGCTCAGTTGTATACCAGAAATAAACTCAACAG GATCTATCCTCTCAGACTTCAGTTATTCAAAATCTGAAGATGATTTAGACACGTCTAAATTCTATGATGGAAAAATGTGGAAAAAGCCTCGTCCAAGTACTGATTTAGCATCAGAACAACCTGCCGTAAAGAAACGTAAATCATCCGGACATAAAGTGGTTGAG ATAAGTACCAGTGATACAGTTAGGGCAACTACAACTCTAACTATGCCTAAACATGGTCCCATAACAGCCACTTCTGTTATTGAGGCTTTACCAAGTGCACCTCAGCAACACAATGCTTATGCCCCATCTGCGCCACTTCCAGAAACCCCTCAGAAGAATGAG TATCATCATCAACCAGCAATTCCCAGTGACATGATCTTCCAATCCTGGAATAGGAAGGAAGGTCCTCCGAAACCTACCAGAATGAATTTGGATAAACACGAAACGGACAGCAATTCCAACAACAATTATATCCATGGTTCGAAACAGCACACTTTCCAGAAAAGAACCGTTGTCTTGCCAGATAACTGCGGTTTTTGTCAGTCGAGGCTGAGGTTCGGAAGATTGGCTTGGAAATGTAAAGACTGCAAGAATACTTGCCATGTAGAATGCAAGGACAAATTGGCCCTGCCTTGCATCCCCGTTATTCACACTCCGAATCAGGGCAATGGTTTG AGCGTTATTGGCGACTATACAGGTACAACACCGCCAATGGTACCACCTCTTATAATTCATTGTGTTAATGAAATTGAGCTCAGAGATACAAACGAAGTAGGTCTATATCGAGTGCCAGGTTCAGAAAAGGAAGTTAAGACTCTTAAG gagCGATTTTTGAAGGGTAAAGCAGCACCCTGTCTAACTGATATTGACGTCCATGTTCTCTGTGGGGTTGTTAAGGATTTCCTCAGATCACTGCAAGATTCCTTGATAACCAAGGCTCTGTGGAACGACTTTGTGACTGCTTGCGATGAAAATGACGTTCAGAAAATCAAAGCCAAAATCTCCGAGCTTCCACAACCAAACAGAGACACTTTAGCCTTCATGATGCTTCATCTACAAAG aatttcacagaaaaaggaaatcaagATGCCTGCTGAAAATTTGGCTATAGTTTTCGGGCCCACGATTGTAGGATATTCCTCAGATGACATAGATGACAAAAGAAATAGACACAATTTCATATATGAAGCAAAACAGCAAGCAAAT GttgtaaaatttttaattgGACTGCCGTCTGCCTATTGGGAAACGTTCATAAATATCACTCCCAGTTATGGCCCGGCGAGATTGCAGCAAACCCCAAGCACAGATTCCCTGTTGTTGAGGAATGTTAAAACTCCTAAAAT GGCACACGGAACTCCTAAAAGAAAAAGATTCTTCCCTACGCCACCAGAAACAAGACTTTAA
- the LOC123313405 gene encoding putative ankyrin repeat protein RF_0381 yields the protein MRPARVKNKSYYVEPDNFPYFCEYELHIYAEMENYEALKAMLEEFPTYVNCVNSKGYTPLAVVTKTIWELNTDTEKRIMELLLSYGADPLMPHYDGQPIALHAFRNGDAEVLMIFAQYLEDIDTLLGGYTPLHYAVSQCEIDLAKYCLDRNADIHQMYQENMTLLHVAVISHNYYMITLLLDYGCDVNAKMSDGNTALHLAVVYNNGESAVRDLIKYNADVNAQNNQGDTPLNRLAPLRYFNCEVFEHLIKSRCDVNIPDYYGFTPLHKISYSFKFGKYDNKFKNACKNFVRTLLRRNANVFALTQYGDTVLDTALRSNRLELAEILVKHITPKLYGRHKETDLMLYSFSKHPKFRSIATKCVAEMSKLDRLIIGTNFTYRDLTTNYRKIVRCATNQNVADEINRMIRKKRRGYEDELIEECVKVLDMAKMLILLTEIFEYVLPGPCIDKILEYINPQDCVQTFRPKIQNRKLNHRRYRYH from the exons ATGAGACCCGCTCGTgtaaaaaacaaaagttattaTGTGGAACCCGACAATTTTCCGTATTTCTGTGAATACGAGTTGCATATTTACGCCGAAATGGAAAATTATGAGGCCTTGAAGGCAATGCTGGAAGAGTTTCCAACATACGTGAATTGTGTCAATTCTAAAGGCTACACCCCACTGGCTGTTGTAACAAAAACGATATGGGAGCTGAACACGGACACCGAGAAGAGGATCATGGAGCTTCTTCTTTCTTATGGCGCTGACCCCTTGATGCCCCATTATGATGGGCAACCTATAGCTTTGCATGCTTTTAGAAATGGGG ATGCAGAAGTGCTGATGATATTTGCTCAATATCTGGAAGACATTGATACATTACTCGGGGGTTACACACCGCTTCATTATGCAGTATCGCAATGCGAGATTGATCTGGCCAAATACTGTTTGGATAGGAACGCAGACATCCATCAAATGTACCAAGAAAATATGACCCTTCTACACGTAGCCGTCATCTCTCACAACTACTACATGATAACCCTGCTGCTCGACTATGGCTGTGATGTAAACGCCAAGATGTCCGATGGAAACACAGCTCTTCATCTGGCTGTCGTCTACAACAACGGAGAAAGTGCTGTGAGGGACCTCATCAAATACAACGCAGACGTTAATGCTCAGAACAATCAGGGAGACACCCCTCTGAATCGCCTAGCACCTCTGCGCTATTTCAATTGCGAAGTATTCGAACACTTGATCAAAAGTAGATGTGACGTCAATATACCAGATTATTATGGTTTCACGCCACTGCACAAAATTTCTTACAGTTTCAAATTCGGAAAATACGACAACAAGTTCAAAAACGCCTGTAAGAATTTCGTGAGAACTTTGCTAAGAAGAAACGCTAATGTGTTCGCCTTAACTCAATATGGCGACACTGTCCTGGACACAGCGCTCAGAAGCAACAGGTTGGAATTAGCTGAGATACTCGTGAAACACATAACTCCCAAGTTATACGGGAGGCATAAAGAAACTGATCTTATGCTTTATTCGTTTTCCAAACATCCGAAATTCAGGAGTATCGCTACAAAATGTGTGGCAGAAATGTCAAAGTTAGATAGATTAATAATTGGAACTAACTTCACTTACAGGGATCTGACTACCAATtatagaaaaattgttaggtgtgcTACAAATCAAAACGTTGCCGATGAAATAAATCGAATGATACGTAAGAAAAGACGAGGGTATGAAGATGAATTGATAGAGGAATGCGTTAAAGTTTTAGACATGGCTAAAATGTTAATTTTACTGACTGAGATTTTTGAATACGTTTTACCTGGACCTTGTATAGATAAAATTCTGGAATATATAAACCCGCAGGATTGTGTCCAGACTTTTAGACCTAAGATACAAAACAGAAAACTCAATCATAGAAGATATCGATATCACTGA